The genomic interval CCCACCCATGCCCGACCTCCACCTGATCGACCACCCCCTGATTCAACACAAGCTCACCCTGATGCGGCGGGCTGAGACCAGCACGGCCAAGTTTCGCACCCTGCTGAAGGAAATTAGTCTGCTGATGGCCTACGAGGTGACGCGAGATCTGCCGCTGAAACTGGAGACGATTCGAACCCCCATGACCACCATGGAGGCCCCGGTGCTGGCCCCGGAAAAAAAGCTGGTGGTGGTGTCGATCATGCGGGCGGGGCAGGGCATTCTCGACGGCATTCTGGAGCTGATGCCCTCGGCGCGGGTGGGGCACATTGGCCTGTACCGCGATCCCCAGACCCTGCGGGTGATCGAGTACTTCTTTAAGGTGCCGGAGGACTTGAGCGATCGCGATGTTTTAGTCGTAGACCCGATGATCGCCACGGGCAACACGGCGGTGGCGGCCCTGTATCCGCTGAAGCAGGCCAACCCGCGATCGCTGCGGTTTCTCTGCCTGCTGGCCGCCCCCGAAGGCGTAGCCCACTTCCACCGCGAGCACCCCGATGTGCCCCTCTACGCCGCCGCAGTGGATGAAAAGCTGGACGAGCACGGCTACATTTTGCCGGGGCTGGGGGATGCAGGCGATCGCCTGTTTGGCACGAAGTAAATCCCGATTGTCTGAGTGCATCCCAGTTTTGCAAGGTTGCCGCCCTTCTCCCCCCCTCTTCTCCCCCAGGAAAAAGGGGGACCGAATTTCAATGTCCCTCTCTCTCAGGGAGAGGCATTTAGGGTGAGGGCTGCAACCCACGTTTGCAGCCAAAGCTGATGCTCCTCAGGCTGACTCAGCTAATCAAAGGTTGGTTCTGTTCTTCAGATCATCCTTTTAGGTAATCTTTGTCTAAAATTAACCAGAAAAGATAGTTTAAAGTTGTCGAGAACACACAATGAATTGTGAAATATTTAAGATCAACGGGGCTATGGATTGATTAAAATAATCAGAGAGAGCATTACAGCAATAAGAATGTTCATCTCGGCAACAGTTATTCACAATCGTAAAGCGGCTTTTAACCATATTGCGAGAACTTCATTAAGTTGCTGTTACATAGAGATCCTTTGCCGGGCAAGGGTTTCAGCCTCTTCCAACACCTAAATCCATTCTCTGACGCACTAATTAACGCAACTTAACAGATCTAAACCACCTCCTCATAGTGTTGTTCTTAACATTTTCTCTACACTGCAGCGATCCTTGCTACAAGGGCGCTTTAGGGATTTCATAGAGTTTTTCTATGCCCTGCTCCAAGGTGTTTTAAGGAGTCGTCAGCCCTGGTAAACGGTTTTTTCTAGGCCCTGGGACGGCTTCGTGCTGGT from Leptolyngbya sp. KIOST-1 carries:
- the upp gene encoding uracil phosphoribosyltransferase codes for the protein MPDLHLIDHPLIQHKLTLMRRAETSTAKFRTLLKEISLLMAYEVTRDLPLKLETIRTPMTTMEAPVLAPEKKLVVVSIMRAGQGILDGILELMPSARVGHIGLYRDPQTLRVIEYFFKVPEDLSDRDVLVVDPMIATGNTAVAALYPLKQANPRSLRFLCLLAAPEGVAHFHREHPDVPLYAAAVDEKLDEHGYILPGLGDAGDRLFGTK